One segment of Plasmodium vivax chromosome 14, whole genome shotgun sequence DNA contains the following:
- a CDS encoding hypothetical protein, conserved (encoded by transcript PVX_122295A) has translation MEELQKKRKSRWGDLQNKADSINETGKTVEVNKSAEPIRTNEVNALLNKGGNILGDFSMSRASSLATPAAGLVNTPAAGLLKPPVGLTTPAAGLMNPPVGLPTAGTSLPTQFPLTAQSFPALSSAIHLNILKATEAAKLAIERAKRASRFKEEMKQNLRKVDFVPKPLKFDEQGREIDEEGNVINIKPITFSTLKVNINKLEENNLLKKKNELANKNSEEYLNEDTKWFDSRIKNVQKKKKKNAFNFITPGSFMKLANSRNYTSKSQMNFDLKKFMQDKKNVQSLQEMSLNFLNSDLNDNINPNLIDINNKDVRKRKEWKEDERYDVMEKWDFVLFKKVENKENLKEYISEQVASWKGKLQLGGSTHHGGEKPNGSPHVDAQEGAAGETNKSDNNDPDECTRSSSSSISSVYLEVNKLMGKRSENILLLQSNEIIINDELYKINVKKITNYVEHPISLNEDKKEEKITPHMFLTPLERKKLRKRKRQEKEREKQDKIRIGLMPPPPPKMKLSNLMRVLGDSAVSQPSRIELEVRQQMKERELRHFKQNQERKLNPEEKSKKKMKKWKCDPNQENEVLVIYISNLSNKKHVFKIDINAQQLHLTGVCVMTVLYNFIIVEGKHIAIERYKRLIFRRIKWNEDEYNEDEEGDDEDDEEEEEEEGGGARGIDHDHNNGNLKEKADRSKSKSNFDAQADYPNDGANVHLNQGCTCSLIWSGTVKKKNFLNWKMIIAKTEVEVTDYLQRHDALHYYHIVKKHRDVSDV, from the coding sequence atggaagaactgcagaagaaaagaaaatccaGGTGGGGGGACTTACAAAACAAAGCAGATAGTATTAACGAGACGGGCAAAACGGTCGAAGTGAATAAGTCAGCTGAACCGATTAGGACGAATGAGGTGAATGCGCTGTTAAACAAAGGGGGTAACATTTTAGGGGACTTCAGTATGAGTAGAGCGTCCAGTTTGGCCACCCCCGCGGCTGGACTAGTGAACACCCCCGCCGCTGGATTATTGAAACCCCCCGTAGGATTGACCACCCCCGCCGCTGGTCTAATGAACCCCCCCGTAGGGTTGCCCACCGCCGGCACGAGTCTACCAACTCAGTTCCCGCTCACAGCGCAGAGCTTCCCCGCGCTATCCTCGGCCATCCATTTAAACATATTAAAAGCGACGGAGGCAGCCAAATTGGCAATAGAAAGGGCAAAAAGAGCCAGCAGGTTTAAGGAGGAGATGAAACAGAACCTAAGGAAAGTGGACTTTGTGCCGAAGCCTTTAAAATTTGATGAACAAGGCAGAGAAATAGACGAAGAAGGAAATGTGATCAACATCAAACCGATTACGTTCTCTACACTCAAAGTgaatattaacaaattggaagaaaataatctgttaaaaaaaaaaaacgaattagcaaataaaaatagtgaAGAGTATCTAAATGAAGATACCAAATGGTTTGATTctagaataaaaaatgtccagaaaaaaaaaaaaaaaaatgcctttaattttattacccCAGGTTCGTTTATGAAGCTAGCCAATTCGAGGAACTACACTAGCAAATCGCAGATGAACTtcgatttgaaaaaatttatgcagGATAAAAAGAACGTGCAATCTTTGCAAGAAATGTCTCTAAACTTTTTAAACAGCGATCTAAATGATAACATCAATCCGAATTTGATAGATATTAATAACAAAGATGTTAGGAAACGGAAGGAGTGGAAGGAGGATGAAAGGTATGACGTGATGGAAAAATGGGATTTTGTTCTATTCAAGAAGgttgaaaataaagaaaacttGAAGGAGTACATTTCGGAGCAGGTGGCTAGCTGGAAGGGGAAGCTCCAACTGGGGGGCAGTACGCACCATGGAGGGGAGAAACCCAATGGAAGTCCCCACGTGGACGCACAGGAAGGTGCCGCAGGGGAGACCAACAAAAGTGATAACAATGACCCAGACGAATGCACccgcagcagcagcagcagtatCAGCAGCGTCTACCTCGAAGTGAACAAACTGATGGGGAAGCGCAGCGAGAATATCCTCCTTCTACAAAGTAAcgaaattataattaatgacGAGCTGTATAAAATAAACGTAAAGAAAATCACAAACTATGTGGAGCATCCAATTTCGCTAAATGAAGATAAGAAAGAAGAGAAGATCACCCCACACATGTTTTTAACCCCGttagaaagaaaaaagttgaggaagagaaaaagacaagaaaaggaaagagagAAACAAGACAAAATTCGAATCGGATTAATGCCCCCACCTCCACCGAAGATGAAACTATCCAATCTGATGAGGGTCCTTGGAGACAGCGCAGTTTCGCAACCCTCAAGAATAGAATTAGAAGTGAGGCAACAAATGAAAGAAAGAGAACTACGACATTTTAAACAAAACCAAGAGAGAAAATTAAATccggaagaaaaaagcaaaaagaaaatgaaaaaatggaaatgcgATCCAAATCAAGAGAATGAAGTCCTCGTCATTTACATTTCTAACTTGTCCAATAAAAAACACGTCTTCAAAATTGACATAAATGCACAGCAGCTACATTTGACGGGCGTATGCGTTATGACTGTTCTTTACAACTTCATCATTGTGGAGGGGAAGCACATTGCCATTGAGAGGTACAAGAGGCTAATTTTTAGGCGAATCAAATGGAATGAAGATGAGTATAACGAGGATGAAGAAGGGGACGATgaggatgatgaggaggaagaagaagaggaaggaggaggggCAAGAGGCATAGATCACGACCATAACAATGGCAAccttaaagaaaaagcagaTCGAAGCAAAAGCAAATCCAATTTTGACGCCCAGGCAGATTACCCTAATGATGGTGCAAATGTTCACCTAAACCAGGGCTGCACTTGCAGCCTAATTTGGAGCGGCActgtgaagaaaaagaacttCCTCAACTGGAAGATGATAATTGCCAAGACGGAGGTGGAGGTGACGGACTACCTGCAGCGGCACGACGCGCTGCACTACTACCACATAGTCAAGAAGCACAGGGACGTGTCCGATGTGTGA